In Nilaparvata lugens isolate BPH chromosome 5, ASM1435652v1, whole genome shotgun sequence, the following proteins share a genomic window:
- the LOC111057709 gene encoding translocon-associated protein subunit alpha: protein MKYFLLLGLLVLPAIISTFDPSPRLFALADEVEDEEDDELVDVGEETDGEETAMTDEGTEEEEDSSGSKSGGSPNADTTILFIQPIAQPGSTLDLPAGKIVEFLVGFLNKGDEDLILETLDASFRYPMDFKFYIQNFTTLVYERPVKPGHEATLSYSFIPAEAFASRPFGLSVNLRYRDDSGNQFYEGVYNETVNIVEIEEGLDGETFFLYVFLGACGVLLLVLGQQFLVSVGKKRVGGGTTTKRPQVETGTTNPNDVDYDWLPRETLQSLNKSPRARPVAKQQSPKQRKAKRTAGSDD, encoded by the exons ATGAAGTACTTTTTGCTATTAGGTCTGTTGGTTTTACCAGCTATTATATCAACATTCGATCCAA gTCCCAGACTATTTGCTCTTGCGGATGaggttgaagatgaagaagatgatgaattaGTGGATGTTGGAGAAGAAACTGATGGCGAGGAAACTGCGATGACGGATGAAG GgacggaagaagaagaagattcaaGTGGCAGTAAAAGCGGTGGCTCGCCCAACGCAGACACCACCATCCTCTTCATCCAGCCGATCGCTCAGCCAGGCTCCACCCTCGACCTCCCCGCCGGCAAGATTGTCGAGTTCCTCGTCGGATTCCTCAACAAGGGCGACGAAGACCTCATCCTGGAAACCCTGGACGCCTCCTTCCGCTACCCGATGGACTTCAAGTTCTACATCCAGAACTTCACCACCCTGGTTTATGAGAGGCCCGTCAAGCCTGGCCATGAGGCAACACTGTCTTACTCGTTCATTCCGGCTGAGGCGTTTGCCAGCAGGCCTTTCGGGCTCAGTGTCAACCTCAGGTATAGGGATGAT AGCGGTAACCAATTCTACGAAGGTGTCTACAACGAGACGGTGAACATCGTGGAGATCGAGGAAGGTCTGGATGGTGAGACGTTCTTCCTGTACGTGTTCCTGGGTGCGTGTGGTGTCCTGCTGCTGGTGCTCGGTCAGCAGTTCCTGGTGTCCGTTGGCAAGAAGCGAGTGGGTGGGGGCACCACCACCAAGAGGCCCCAAGTTGAGACGGGCACCACCAACCCCAACGATGTCGACTACGACTGGCTGCCTAGGGAGACGCTGCAGAGTTTGA ACAAATCGCCACGCGCCAGGCCGGTAGCAAAGCAGCAGAGTCCAAAGCAGAGGAAGGCCAAGAGGACGGCCGGCTCTGACGACTGA